The DNA region TTCCATGAGCATCCCCCGGTGCAGTTGACGCCATGTGTGCTCCGGATGACCTTGTCGTACTGCCACCTGTTCCGGTAAAACTCCTCCCACTTGCGGGTTTTCGGAGATATGATGTCTTCTATCCAGCTCATTGTTATATAGATTTGATTTGCCTTTTGTAAATATCATGTTTGACCGATGTCCGCAATCTCCTGTTCCAATGGGTTGCGATCAGCAACAGAAGAACGACGAGGCCACCGCCACCGCCGAGGATGAAGATGTTTGCCCCGCTTTTCGCCTGCTGTCCTTCGCTTACATTGTCGGCATGCTGCAGAAAGGCGGTCAGCTGGGCTATTTCCGAACTGTCCAGTGCATTGTTATTATAGGCGGATGCCATGGCAGGGAAGGGAGGTGCGCTTAATATTCCTGCCACGCCGGCATTCCCCATTCTCGTGTATACGTCTGTCAGATCTTTGGCGAGCAGTCCGCCGCTCACCAGTGCATTGTTGTTTACGTTGTGGCAGGAAATACAGGAGGGTCCGCCGTTGCTAAGTCTCTTTTTGCCTGAGAAGAGCGCGAGACCCGAGGCGACATCGGCTTCACTGTACTCGATCACCACTACGGGCGCTTCTTCCTTTGGCGTTTCCTGCGTTGCGGCAACGCTCTGTTTTGCCAGTGTTTCTTCTTCGATATATGCCAGGATGGATCTTATCTGGTCATCACCCAGGTGGGACTGGTCCGGCATGGCGATCTGGTTGAACTCCGCATATACAGCTGCCGCGTCGGCGTCACCGGACTGGATCAATGCCTGTGAAGATTTGATGAATTTCAATAACCATTCATCATTTCTCCGCTCATTGACTCCGATCAGGTCCGGGCCGACAAGTCTTTTCCCCAAGGCATGGCAGGCTCCGCAATTTTGTTTAAAAATGGAGGCTCCGTCTTGTGCCCTTGCATCACCTAAAAAGCATAATATTGCCCCTAATGATACGATCAGGTGTTTGCAGCTTATTCTCATGGATCTCAAGGTTTTTATATCGGTGAATAACCTGTTACAATGATCACCAAGTCCACGAGGTCAAAAAATGATTTGAATCATATTATTATCTGATTAATCATAGATAATGTGCTGATATGCTGAACACTTAAAAATTACCCGGACTGAAGGCATGTCTTTATCAGAGCATAATGGATTATCCTTTGGCTATGATTCAGTATCTAACGTGTTGACCGCTTAAGAAAATGAACCGGTGGTATGCATGATTCGCCTTGAGTACAGATTTGGCTTCCCTGTCTGTAAGGCGAGGCAGGTCCGACGGTTCGGGAACCTTCGCCCAACGCCCTGGTATTAACATTCCGGCAAACTCAATATGATTTCCGAAACTAAGTGGTCAACGCGTCAGTATATAGCTTTTCTCCATCTTATTACCTTTGTTTAGCTTCAGCAAAGCAAGGTTGGTTAACATTGTTACGGG from Flavobacteriales bacterium includes:
- a CDS encoding cytochrome c → MRISCKHLIVSLGAILCFLGDARAQDGASIFKQNCGACHALGKRLVGPDLIGVNERRNDEWLLKFIKSSQALIQSGDADAAAVYAEFNQIAMPDQSHLGDDQIRSILAYIEEETLAKQSVAATQETPKEEAPVVVIEYSEADVASGLALFSGKKRLSNGGPSCISCHNVNNNALVSGGLLAKDLTDVYTRMGNAGVAGILSAPPFPAMASAYNNNALDSSEIAQLTAFLQHADNVSEGQQAKSGANIFILGGGGGLVVLLLLIATHWNRRLRTSVKHDIYKRQIKSI